One uncultured Fibrobacter sp. genomic region harbors:
- the nuoK gene encoding NADH-quinone oxidoreductase subunit NuoK, protein MELQPIYIQILALVIFSIGLIVALSRRNVFFVLMGVELALNAVNLSFVGFAKTLPADLSVAGQIVPLFSIAVAAAEACVGLALVILIFRNRESVDSDNYSNMKG, encoded by the coding sequence ATGGAACTCCAACCGATCTATATCCAGATTCTTGCCCTGGTTATCTTTAGCATCGGACTGATTGTGGCTCTTTCCCGCCGCAACGTGTTCTTTGTGCTGATGGGTGTTGAGCTTGCCCTGAACGCAGTGAACCTCAGTTTCGTGGGCTTTGCCAAGACGCTTCCTGCCGATTTGAGTGTCGCGGGCCAGATTGTGCCGCTGTTCTCGATCGCCGTTGCCGCTGCCGAAGCTTGCGTGGGCCTTGCACTCGTGATCCTCATTTTCCGCAACCGTGAAAGTGTCGATTCCGACAACTATTCCAATATGAAGGGGTAA
- a CDS encoding NADH-quinone oxidoreductase subunit J: MLALIYFIVLAVIAVVAAFGVLFSKHPLYGGLSLILTMLSLAGIYGLLGSPFIGVVQVMVYAGAIMMLLVFVISVLNAAKDNKTPMFDGVSIFVVIGVLVLAGLVGFALVMSPMGFDVSTLRGSVEMTSSNLFNTAQTGPGYFVLFEVLGLLLLSSMGAAVLMAKKHLGSEASEEAVSEEKEDK, translated from the coding sequence ATGCTTGCCCTGATTTATTTCATCGTTCTTGCGGTGATTGCCGTGGTGGCGGCCTTTGGCGTGCTTTTCTCGAAGCATCCGCTTTATGGTGGCCTTTCTCTGATTCTTACCATGCTCTCGCTCGCGGGTATTTATGGCCTGTTGGGAAGCCCCTTTATCGGGGTTGTCCAGGTGATGGTCTATGCCGGTGCAATCATGATGCTTCTCGTGTTCGTGATTTCGGTCTTGAACGCGGCGAAGGACAATAAGACTCCCATGTTCGACGGTGTTTCCATTTTCGTGGTCATCGGCGTGCTTGTCTTGGCCGGCCTCGTGGGCTTTGCCCTCGTGATGTCTCCGATGGGCTTCGACGTTTCCACGCTTCGCGGCTCCGTCGAGATGACTTCTTCGAACTTGTTCAATACGGCCCAGACGGGTCCCGGCTACTTCGTCCTTTTCGAAGTGCTTGGCTTGTTGCTGCTTTCTTCGATGGGGGCTGCGGTCCTCATGGCGAAAAAGCACCTGGGTTCCGAAGCTTCTGAAGAAGCTGTTTCGGAAGAAAAGGAGGATAAGTAA
- a CDS encoding NuoM family protein produces the protein MLLHFLVLAPFAAAILMMATSKEDAKSSSRLAFLFGIAFVAMSIALIASGNQATEAIEWFRIPGAKGSVYYYLYSHGLGAWMVFLSTGLSLVSLVTGRNTFEKNYRNFAIAIFALMGAMNGTFLAADAVLFFFFFEAMVFPAAVLIAGFGGKDRRNAAMTFAIYTLVGSAPMMVALWYLLTVADNSLVLSLAVALQNLDPAMQATLLACFLLAFMVKTPVFPFHGWQAITYAEAPAPLSAILTGAMSKAGVFGFIAWILPIFPLSMEVVDAMMWLGLLTAVYGALMALRATDGKKLLAYSSMGHLGLAVAGVFSLSESMLPAVLVLLVAHGISAGAQFYLMGIAERFAGTRDIEQLGGLAKRNPVFGSLFGFLAVLSLAVPGTAGFVGEFTVLMSLWDMGPLPALVVGLCLILSAAYMLRFVQKVIFGTPARQYEDGKRMTALEGSSIGIMGILLVVFGMHPAFITNALQLFDESAVQEMNKVTHPSDAAADATVEASVDTTGDIAVDENIAAVAQPMTEEDLHQLDSNLKANGFTDEERASLIAQLKAMSETDVADAQENASESNEAKVNEEASENE, from the coding sequence ATGCTGTTGCATTTCCTCGTCTTGGCTCCTTTTGCAGCCGCCATTTTGATGATGGCGACTTCCAAGGAAGACGCGAAGTCTTCTTCTAGGCTTGCCTTCTTGTTCGGTATTGCTTTCGTGGCGATGTCCATTGCCTTGATTGCTTCCGGAAACCAGGCTACGGAGGCCATTGAATGGTTCCGTATTCCGGGTGCGAAGGGATCCGTTTACTACTACCTGTACAGTCACGGACTGGGCGCCTGGATGGTGTTCCTTTCTACGGGCCTTTCCCTGGTGTCCCTGGTTACGGGGCGTAATACCTTTGAAAAGAACTACCGCAATTTTGCGATCGCCATCTTTGCCCTGATGGGTGCCATGAACGGTACCTTCCTCGCGGCAGATGCGGTCCTGTTTTTCTTCTTCTTTGAAGCGATGGTGTTCCCTGCCGCGGTCCTGATTGCAGGCTTTGGCGGTAAAGATCGCCGTAATGCGGCGATGACGTTTGCCATTTACACCTTGGTGGGTTCTGCTCCGATGATGGTTGCCCTGTGGTACCTTCTTACGGTTGCGGATAATTCCTTGGTGCTTTCCTTGGCGGTGGCGCTCCAGAATCTGGACCCCGCGATGCAGGCAACGCTTTTGGCTTGCTTCTTGCTCGCCTTTATGGTGAAGACCCCCGTATTCCCGTTCCACGGCTGGCAGGCGATTACCTACGCCGAAGCTCCGGCTCCGCTTTCGGCAATCCTTACGGGTGCCATGAGCAAGGCGGGCGTTTTCGGATTTATCGCCTGGATTCTCCCGATTTTCCCGCTTTCGATGGAAGTGGTCGATGCCATGATGTGGCTTGGCCTCCTTACCGCTGTTTACGGAGCCCTGATGGCGCTTCGTGCAACCGACGGTAAGAAACTCCTGGCGTATAGCTCCATGGGTCACCTGGGCCTTGCGGTGGCAGGTGTGTTCAGCTTGTCCGAATCGATGCTCCCTGCAGTGCTCGTGCTTCTGGTTGCTCACGGTATCAGCGCCGGTGCGCAGTTCTACCTGATGGGCATTGCGGAACGCTTTGCGGGTACGCGCGATATCGAACAGCTCGGTGGACTTGCTAAGCGCAATCCGGTGTTCGGTTCCTTGTTCGGCTTCTTGGCCGTGCTTTCTTTGGCGGTTCCGGGAACGGCAGGATTTGTCGGTGAATTCACGGTGCTGATGTCCCTGTGGGATATGGGGCCGCTTCCGGCTCTCGTCGTGGGCCTTTGCCTGATTCTTTCGGCGGCCTACATGCTCCGCTTTGTGCAGAAGGTTATCTTCGGTACGCCGGCTCGCCAGTACGAAGATGGCAAGCGCATGACCGCTCTCGAAGGTTCTTCGATCGGCATCATGGGAATTCTCCTTGTGGTGTTCGGTATGCATCCTGCTTTCATTACCAACGCGCTTCAGCTCTTTGACGAGTCCGCCGTGCAGGAAATGAACAAGGTGACGCACCCCTCCGATGCCGCAGCCGATGCGACGGTCGAAGCATCTGTCGATACGACAGGTGACATTGCTGTGGACGAAAATATCGCCGCCGTGGCTCAGCCCATGACCGAAGAAGACTTGCATCAGCTGGATTCCAACCTGAAGGCGAATGGTTTTACCGACGAGGAACGCGCCTCTCTGATTGCACAGCTCAAGGCGATGAGTGAAACCGATGTCGCCGACGCTCAGGAAAATGCGTCTGAATCTAACGAGGCCAAAGTAAACGAGGAGGCTTCTGAAAATGAGTAA
- a CDS encoding NADH-quinone oxidoreductase subunit I: protein MARVIRQRPMNWVERLYIFEAIRGLWTTLKHAARGLFRYETLPTISYPEGQPEVRSTYRAKHRLMLRPDGSPRCVACGMCAAACPAHCIYIEATASDDPRIEKKVKRFDIDHLTCVFCGLCVEACPVDALRMDTKEIIFEHRTRDEFVANLKTLTAWDPKDYPDDEQSQKAPGGTKNAQARAVWGMEVK, encoded by the coding sequence ATGGCCCGCGTTATTAGACAAAGACCCATGAACTGGGTAGAACGCCTCTACATCTTCGAGGCGATTCGCGGCCTGTGGACGACGCTCAAGCACGCCGCCCGTGGTCTTTTCCGCTACGAAACTCTGCCGACCATTTCCTATCCGGAAGGTCAGCCCGAAGTCCGTAGCACTTACCGTGCAAAGCACCGCCTGATGCTTCGCCCCGATGGCAGCCCCCGTTGCGTTGCCTGTGGCATGTGCGCTGCGGCTTGCCCTGCCCACTGCATTTATATCGAAGCGACCGCCAGTGACGATCCGCGTATCGAAAAGAAGGTGAAACGCTTCGACATTGACCATCTGACTTGCGTGTTCTGTGGCCTTTGCGTTGAAGCCTGCCCGGTCGATGCGCTCCGCATGGATACCAAGGAAATCATCTTTGAACACCGCACCCGCGACGAATTCGTGGCAAACCTCAAGACCCTCACTGCTTGGGACCCGAAGGATTACCCCGATGACGAACAGAGCCAGAAGGCTCCGGGTGGTACAAAGAATGCCCAGGCCCGCGCGGTCTGGGGAATGGAGGTAAAGTAA
- the nuoL gene encoding NADH-quinone oxidoreductase subunit L, with protein MTNLPLWIIPLFPLLGTILLGTIAVVSSGSKKGPSEGFVGALSVLFPVLSFVSVVLLAFGMPEEGIRQTLCNWIDIPMLKVDIGFLFDGLSRVMLLFVTGIGSLIALYSIGYMHGDRGFARFFAYINLFLFSMVVLVLSDSLLLTFLGWEGVGLCSYLLIGFWNHDLNNCKAANKAFIVNRVGDIGFLLGMLCLATLGGSAILNYDALNKFIEMLIAGGHVQLATPIIAVAGLLFFLGCTGKSAQIPLLTWLPDAMAGPTPVSALIHAATMVTSGVYLLARLSRMFTVIPEVLIIVLIVGMLTAFWAAVAGLFQNDIKKVLAYSTISQLGYMFMAAGASAFDASIFHVFTHAFFKAALFLGAGAVIHSLAGEQDMRRMGGLLKKTPVTACVMIFAFLAIIGFPGFAGFWSKDLILERLYTNAPCGEFFYVVGLLTAVITAVYMGRLIIMTFFGEYRGPKEKEAHIHEAPASMLIPMVILAFGAVFAGYLWADSMGIKFFEATLAPVVGEAQNYMLGKLEIAHVNPLAFACFGTAAALLGMMIAYMVYGLKRLPRLHAKWGSAPEGFKADWTFFFDYIHEIFIVITKALAFVADMFVDKVLQAAQWTVGAIVEIVGDGVSSFQARKVRVQLTLSLVGVVALIAVVLLTGGLF; from the coding sequence ATGACAAATTTACCGCTTTGGATCATTCCTCTTTTCCCGCTTCTGGGAACGATTCTGCTCGGCACCATAGCCGTTGTCTCGTCGGGTAGCAAGAAGGGCCCTTCCGAAGGTTTCGTGGGGGCGCTCTCGGTGCTGTTCCCGGTGCTTTCGTTTGTGAGTGTCGTGTTGCTCGCCTTCGGCATGCCCGAAGAAGGCATCCGTCAGACGCTCTGCAACTGGATTGACATCCCGATGCTCAAGGTCGATATCGGATTCCTGTTCGACGGCCTTTCCCGCGTGATGCTCCTGTTCGTGACCGGCATCGGTTCGCTTATCGCGCTCTACTCGATTGGTTACATGCACGGTGACCGCGGCTTTGCCCGCTTCTTCGCCTACATCAACCTCTTCCTGTTCAGCATGGTGGTGCTCGTTCTTTCCGATAGCCTCTTGCTCACCTTCCTCGGTTGGGAAGGCGTGGGCCTCTGCTCCTACCTGCTTATCGGTTTCTGGAACCATGATCTCAATAACTGCAAGGCTGCAAACAAGGCCTTCATTGTGAACCGCGTGGGCGATATCGGGTTCCTGCTCGGTATGCTTTGTCTTGCAACTCTTGGCGGTTCCGCGATCCTCAACTACGATGCCCTGAACAAGTTCATCGAGATGTTGATTGCCGGTGGCCATGTGCAACTGGCGACTCCGATTATCGCGGTTGCAGGTCTTCTGTTCTTCCTGGGTTGTACTGGTAAGTCCGCCCAGATTCCGCTCCTCACCTGGCTTCCGGATGCCATGGCGGGTCCGACTCCTGTGTCTGCCCTTATCCATGCCGCAACCATGGTGACCTCGGGCGTTTACCTGCTCGCACGTCTTTCCCGTATGTTCACGGTGATTCCCGAAGTGCTGATTATCGTCTTGATCGTGGGTATGCTCACGGCTTTCTGGGCGGCTGTCGCAGGCCTTTTCCAGAACGACATCAAGAAGGTGCTTGCCTACTCGACCATTTCTCAGCTCGGTTACATGTTCATGGCTGCGGGTGCTTCGGCATTCGACGCCTCTATCTTCCACGTGTTCACTCACGCCTTCTTCAAGGCTGCCCTCTTCTTGGGTGCCGGTGCCGTGATTCATTCCCTTGCAGGGGAACAGGATATGCGCCGCATGGGTGGACTTCTCAAGAAGACTCCGGTTACGGCCTGCGTGATGATTTTTGCATTCCTTGCGATTATCGGCTTCCCGGGCTTTGCCGGTTTCTGGTCTAAGGACCTGATCCTGGAACGTCTCTATACGAACGCTCCGTGCGGCGAGTTCTTCTACGTGGTGGGCCTCCTGACCGCCGTGATTACGGCAGTCTACATGGGTCGCCTCATCATTATGACCTTCTTCGGCGAATACCGTGGCCCCAAGGAAAAGGAAGCCCATATCCACGAAGCTCCGGCCAGCATGCTTATCCCGATGGTGATTCTTGCCTTCGGTGCTGTGTTTGCCGGTTACCTGTGGGCTGACTCCATGGGCATCAAGTTCTTTGAAGCGACCCTTGCCCCGGTGGTTGGGGAGGCTCAGAACTACATGCTGGGCAAGCTCGAAATTGCGCACGTGAATCCGCTGGCGTTTGCCTGCTTCGGTACGGCCGCAGCCCTGCTCGGTATGATGATCGCATACATGGTTTATGGACTCAAGCGCCTGCCGCGCCTGCATGCCAAGTGGGGGAGCGCTCCCGAAGGCTTCAAGGCCGACTGGACGTTCTTCTTTGACTACATCCACGAAATTTTCATTGTCATCACGAAGGCTCTCGCCTTTGTTGCGGATATGTTCGTTGACAAGGTCTTGCAGGCCGCTCAATGGACGGTGGGTGCCATTGTCGAAATCGTGGGCGACGGAGTCAGCTCTTTCCAGGCGCGCAAGGTGCGTGTGCAGCTTACGCTTAGCCTGGTCGGTGTCGTCGCGTTAATCGCTGTTGTACTTTTGACTGGAGGATTGTTCTAA